The Erigeron canadensis isolate Cc75 chromosome 4, C_canadensis_v1, whole genome shotgun sequence genome window below encodes:
- the LOC122596402 gene encoding 60S acidic ribosomal protein P1-2-like: MSIGELACSYATLILSDDGIAVTAEKIATILKAANVECESYWPSLFAKLAEKKNIVDLISNVGAGGGGGGAPAAAAPAAAGGAAAAAPAAEEKKEEPKEESDDDMGFSLFD, translated from the exons atgtcGATTGGAGAACTTGCTTGTTCTTACGCCACTTTGATTCTCTCTGACGATGGCATCGCCGTCACT gctGAGAAGATTGCTACCATTTTGAAGGCAGCCAATGTTGAATGTGAATCATACTGGCCTAGTTTGTTTGCTAAACTTGCTGAGAAGAAAAACATTGTGGATCTTATCTCAAATGTTGGTgctggcggcggcggcggtggtgcaCCAGCTGCTGCTGCTCCTGCCGCTGCTGGTGGTGCAGCCGCAGCTGCCCCTGCTGCAGAAGAAAAGAAG GAAGAGCCCAAGGAAGAGAGTGACGACGACATGGGATTCAGCTTATTCGATTAG
- the LOC122596706 gene encoding uncharacterized protein LOC122596706 yields MAAVMNELKIFVAQEPILVAACFICCVGLFVPAVVKPMLGSLEPSKQARQPALNDVVAGMTGKK; encoded by the exons atggcGGCGGTGATGAATGAGCTAAAAATATTTGTTGCTCAAGAACCCATCCTTGTTGCTGCTTGTTTCATTTGTTGTGTTG GTCTATTTGTTCCTGCTGTGGTGAAACCTATGTTGGGTTCGTTAGAACCATCTAAGCAAGCCCGTCAACCTGCCTTAAACGAT GTGGTTGCAGGCATGACTGGTAAAAAGTAG